One stretch of Lysobacter sp. KIS68-7 DNA includes these proteins:
- a CDS encoding DUF3301 domain-containing protein: MPSLLFVMIVAASAFAFWSAGRAAAERAEALGRDACRAANVQWLDQTVHAAGLRLKRGENGWLGFERTFRFEYSYDGSDRHIGRLVLRGNRLVSFSGPTRAANVVQLH; encoded by the coding sequence ATGCCGAGTCTATTGTTTGTGATGATCGTCGCAGCGTCCGCCTTCGCGTTCTGGAGCGCGGGGCGCGCGGCTGCCGAACGCGCCGAAGCGCTGGGACGCGACGCGTGTCGCGCCGCCAACGTGCAGTGGCTGGACCAGACCGTCCATGCCGCGGGTTTGCGCCTGAAACGCGGCGAAAACGGGTGGCTCGGCTTCGAGCGCACCTTCCGTTTCGAGTACTCCTACGACGGCAGCGACCGCCACATCGGGCGGCTCGTGCTGCGGGGCAACAGGCTTGTCTCGTTCAGCGGGCCGACACGCGCCGCGAACGTCGTGCAACTGCACTGA